In Alkalimarinus alittae, the DNA window GAGACAGAAATGAAAGTAACCATTAAAACGCCTGAAGAAATCGAAAAAATGCGGATAGCCGGTCGTCTAGCGGCTGAAGTACTTGAGATGATAGAGCCATTCGTAAAGGCAGGCGTGTCGACGGGTGAGCTGAATGATATCTGCCACAAATATATTACCGAAAAGCAAAACGCGATTCCGGCACCTCTTAACTATCGCGGCTTCCCAAAATCAATCTGTACATCTGTCAATCATGTTATTTGCCACGGCATCCCTAGCGACAAAAAAATATTGAAAAACGGCGACATTATTAATATAGATATCACCGTTATCAAAGATGAGTATCATGGTGACACGAGCAAAATGTTCTTTATCGGTCAGCCTACAAGTGCAGTAGAACGATTAGTAAGAATCACACAAGAGTGTTTGTATAAAGGTATCGACCTCGTTAAGCC includes these proteins:
- the map gene encoding type I methionyl aminopeptidase; its protein translation is MRAHSRPKHLETEMKVTIKTPEEIEKMRIAGRLAAEVLEMIEPFVKAGVSTGELNDICHKYITEKQNAIPAPLNYRGFPKSICTSVNHVICHGIPSDKKILKNGDIINIDITVIKDEYHGDTSKMFFIGQPTSAVERLVRITQECLYKGIDLVKPGARLGDIGHVIQQHAESNYYSVVREYCGHGIGKVFHEEPQVMHYGTKGTGLTLKEGMIFTIEPMINQGKRHSKLLPDEWTVITKDRKLSAQWEHTILVTADGYEILTLREEERAHFS